The following DNA comes from Poecile atricapillus isolate bPoeAtr1 chromosome 30, bPoeAtr1.hap1, whole genome shotgun sequence.
atTCCCAATgtcctcccagttcctcccagtgacccccccagtgactcccagtaactcccagttccctcccagctccccctcaatcccctcccagttcctaccagtgacccccagtccatcccagtaaccccccatatccccccagtccctcccagttcccccccaatccctcccagtaactcccagtccatcccagtaacccccaatgtccccccagtctctcccagtaactcccagttcccccccaatcccctcccagtccatcccagtaactcccagtgaccTCCAGTGaccccccccagtccctcccagtatcccctcaatcccctcccagtctctcccagtaactcccagtccatcccagtaactcccagtccctcccagtcccccctcaatcccctcccagtccctcccagtatcccctCAATCcactcccagtctctcccagtaactcccagtccctcccagtaactcccagtctctcccagtccatcccagtaactcccagtaactcccagtacACCGAGGAGCGGGGGGAGGGTCTCTCTCAGCTCTTTTattgggggggggaggggccggcgcccccctcacccctcccccccctgcagctgcctcagtttccccagcgCCTCCCGGAGCCTCCGCGAGAAGAgccgggggtcctgggggggaggggcggcctCAGGGgggaccccgggacccccggccggggggatttgggggggatttgggattttttgggattttggggatttttgggattttttggggatttttggggggattttggggattttttggggattttttgggattttttggggatttttttgggatttctgggggggatttgggattttttggggtttttttgggggggatttttagggggaaaTTTGAGGATttcgggggttttggggggaatttgaggAATTTTAGAGGTTTGAGggatttggagtttttttttaggggatttggggtttttggggtttttttttggaggaatttgggatttttgggggggatttgggattattttgggggggatttggggtttttttgagtattttggAAGAATTTGGGACTATTTTAggtggtttggggggttttggggttattttcgggtaatttgggtgttttttgggttattttggggtgatttgggtgttttggggttattttggggttttttgggttatttcaggtgttttttggttgttttggggttattttgggtgttttggggtgattttggggtttttttgggttactttgggtggttttggggtgttttgggggtttttttggttgttttggggttattttggttgttttggggtgattttggggtttttttgggttactttgggtggttttggggtgttttggggtgatttggggggttttttggttgttttggggttattttggttgttttagggtgattttggggtgtttttgggattattttgggtggtttttgggttaTTTCGGGTGTTTTTTAGgagtttttgggattttttcggGCACTCACGGTTTTGGGGGAGCTCTCCCGGCACGAGATGTGCACCAGGGCGGGGCCGTCCCCTCCCCCCACGAAGGAAACGCCGTAACcgtcctggtggggctgggggcaccaGTAAcaaccagtaaaaaccagtaacCTCCCAGTAACAACCAGTAACAACCAGTAACAACCAGTGACCCCCCAGTAACAACCAGTAAAATTCAGTAACCTCCCAGTAACAaccagtgaccccccagtgacCTCCCGGTGACCTCCCAGTAACAACCAGTAACAACCGGTAAGaaccagtgacctcccagtaaGAACCAGTGACTCCCCCGTgacctcccagtgccccccagtcgCTCCCAGTAACTCCCCGTGTgactcccagtccctcccagtccctcccagtctcccccagTAACTCCTAGTAACTCCCAGTGTGatccccagtcccctcccagtcccccccagtaactcccagtccatcccagtcccctcccagtcccccccagtccctcccagtaactccccGTGTgactcccagcccctcccagtctcccccagtaactcccagtccctcccagtgtgatccccagtccctcccagtcccccccagtaactcccagtccatcccagtcccctcccagtcccccccagtccctcccagtcccctcccagtcccccccagtccctcccagtccctcccagtccctcccagtcccctcccagtaactcccagtcccctcccagtcccctcccagtccctcccagtccctcccagtaccCACCGGGTTGAAGCCCCCCCCCGCAGGCCGCAGGGGGTGGGGCAGCAGAGGGGGGTGTGACCGGGGGGCGGGGCTAAAggccagagcccagggctgccccagcaCCTGGGGGTGGGGATATGCAAATGATATGCAGATGAGACCACACCCACAAGCACTGTGCCAACCAATCACAGTGATGCTTTAGGCCACGCCCTTCAGTGGCCACGCCCCATTGACCATATAAGGAGAATGCCATTCCCACCTTGGCTCCGCCCACATCTCCTTATAAGGCAATTCTCAGCCAAGCTCCACCCCCCAAGCCACACCCACATCTCCTTATAAGGAAATTACTATCTAAGCTCCACCCCCAAGCTCCACCCACCTCCTTATAAGGCAATTCTTATCTAAGCTCCACCCCCAAGCTCCACCCACATCTCCTTATAAGGCAATTCTTAACCAAGCTCCACTCAAAGCTCCACCCACATCTCCTTATAAGGCAATTCTTAACCAAGCTCCACCCCCAAAGCTCCACCCATATCCTTATAAGGCAATTCTCAGCCAAGCTCCACCCCCAAAGCTCCACCCATATCCTTATAAGGAAATTCTTATCTAAGCTCCACCCCCCCAAGCTCCACCCACCTCCTTATAAGGCAATTCTCAGCCAAGCTCCACCCCCAAGCTCCACCCACATCTCCTTATAAGGCAATTCTTAACCAAGCTCCACCCCCAAAGCTCCACCCATATCCTTATAAGGAAATTCTTATCTAAGCTCCACCCCCCCAAGCTCCACCCACCTCCTTATAAGGCAATTCTCAGCCAAGCTCCACCCCCAAGCTCCACCCACATCTCCTTATAAGGCAATTCTCAGCCAAGCTCCACCCCCCAAGCTCCACCCACATCTCCTTATAAGGCAATTCTCAGCCAAGCTCCACCCCCAAGCTCCACCCACATCTCCTTATAAGGCAATTCTCAGCCAAGCTCCACCCCCAAGCTCCACCCACATCCTTATAAGGCAATTCTTATCTAAGCTCCACCCCCAAGCTCCACCCACCTCCTTATAAGGCAATTCTCAGCCAAGCTCCACCCCCAAGCCCCACCCACCTCCTTATAAGGAAATCCTTATCTAAGCTCCACCCCCCAAGCCACACCCACCTCCTTATAAGGCAATTCTCAGCCAAGCTCCACCCAAAGCTCCACCCACCTCCTTATATGGCAAACATTAAGCCCCACCCCTTTTAGTTTAAGCCCCGCCCTCTCTTAGCCCAGTCCCCACCCTCAAGCTCCACCCATCTCCTTATATGGCAAATCCTGgccaagccccgccccctttcaGCCCCACCCACCTCTGTGAGGAAAGGTGGGCGGAGCCGCATCTGATTGGCCACGGCCGCCAGCGCCTGCAGGTGCCGCTCCAGCCCCGCCCCCGTCATGGCCGCCCGGCGCCGCCCCCGTGCCTGCGCCAGCGCCGCCTCCAACAGCGCCCGGCGGCGCCCGGGCTGGGAGGGGCCTGAGGGTGAGGCTCCGCCCCCTCCCAAAACTGCCCCGCCCCTTCCCAAAAACTGCcccgcccttttctcc
Coding sequences within:
- the LOC131589850 gene encoding carnitine O-palmitoyltransferase 1, liver isoform-like; the protein is MTGAGLERHLQALAAVANQMRLRPPFLTEVLGQPWALAFSPAPRSHPPLLPHPLRPAGGGFNPPHQDGYGVSFVGGGDGPALVHISCRESSPKTDPRLFSRRLREALGKLRQLQGGEG